The genomic stretch TGGTTCAAATGGCTAAGCAGCGCGGCGCTCGCGTCGTTGGCACGGTTTCGACTGAAGAAAAAGCCGCGCTGGCCAAAGCTGCCGGCGCAGACGACGTCATTCTCTACACGCAAACCGACTTCGCCCAAGAGGTGAAACGACTCACCGAAGGGCGCGGCGTAGAGGTTGTTTATGATTCGGTCGGTCAGGCCACGTTTGATAAGAGCCTCGATTGCTTGAAACCGCGTGGCTACTTGGTCTTGTTCGGCCAATCCAGCGGCCCAGTTCCACCCTTCGATCCCGGCCTGCTCTCAGCCAAAGGCTCGTTGTTCCTCACGCGGCCGACGCTGGCTCATTACACAGCCACGCGACAAGAATTGCAGCAACGCGCCAACGACGTCTTTTCATGGGTCAGAGACGGTCGGCTAAAACTGCGTATTGAACGCACGTTTCCGCTGGCTGAGGCCGCCGAGGCGCAGCGCCAGCTTGAAGAACGCAAGACCAGCGGCAAGCTGCTACTGATCCCGTAGCAAACCGTGATTCCATTCGGCATGATCAAATAGCGAGAAGTCATTTTCGTTGGAAGAATGCAAAGCAGTAACAATCAGCGGTTCTATTCGGCATGATCAAATCAGACAAAACTTTCAGGAGGAATCGAACGTGATCCAACCAATCGCTCTTTGCGTCTGTGTGATTCTCGCGCTCGGTGTGAAAAGCGTCTTCGCTCAGAGTCAAAAGATTCAAGATAACTCTTTCCTGATCGAAGAGGCGTATAATCAAGAGAAGCGCGTCGTCCAGCACATTCAGACATTCCAATTCGATCGTGGCAACACGTGGTTATACACCTTCACACAGGAATGGCCGGTCGGCGGTCAGCGGTCGCAGTTCTCCTACACGCTTCCGTTAGCCCGTTTGGGCGACGATATTACCAAGCAAACGG from Blastocatellia bacterium encodes the following:
- a CDS encoding quinone oxidoreductase; translated protein: MKAIRVHEFGGIEALRLEDIPLPEPGRGEARVKLHASGVNYIDIYHRTGLYKSPLPFTPGMEGAGVVDALGADVTDVRVGDRVAYAMSQGSYAEYAIVAAWKLVPLPEGLDFSTAAAALLQGMTAHYLTHSTYPLKPGDTALVHAAAGGTGQLLVQMAKQRGARVVGTVSTEEKAALAKAAGADDVILYTQTDFAQEVKRLTEGRGVEVVYDSVGQATFDKSLDCLKPRGYLVLFGQSSGPVPPFDPGLLSAKGSLFLTRPTLAHYTATRQELQQRANDVFSWVRDGRLKLRIERTFPLAEAAEAQRQLEERKTSGKLLLIP